Part of the Sorghum bicolor cultivar BTx623 chromosome 1, Sorghum_bicolor_NCBIv3, whole genome shotgun sequence genome, TCTAAAGAGAAACGCTAAGTAAAAAAACAGAAATTGCGAAAACAGCATCCATTTGACAAACATTTACAGGGTTATATGTAAAGTTGTAGGCAATACATGATTCATGCCTCCCACAATCAAAGCTTCACGTATGAAGTAATCAGAATTGAACCAGTGGTATATTATATAGATAAGTTACCTGTGACAACACTGGAATAGATGGCCCAGGCAACATAGCTGTGAGGACAGACAAATATAGAAACAAATTTCATTCAGTTATGGTCTGAAGGAATCATACCACAACTACTGAACCTGCTACAATGCACAAACTTAAATAATGAGTTGTTAATGGTGAAGTAGGAGCATCATTGATTACCAGCAGCAGCCATGCCTGAAGCAGCACCTAGCGCTTCCAGTAAACCAATTAGCATGAACTGTGACTTTGGAAGTGCTAACATTTCTCTAGTGACAATCCCAGCGCGAAACCTTATGAAGAGAATTGAGAAATACACTAGGACGTACCTGCAAATAATATGAAGTGAGTAGTTCAGTGCTAGTAGAAAGCAGTTTGTGCAAAGGAAATACACAAGGACTCTGCTGATACTGAATTGTATGGAAGCATTACACTTCATAAGCCCCAGGAACTTAATTTTGACTAGCAAAAACCAGCAACGTACGTCTAATAAATTTAATCAATCCAGAAAATTACAATTACACACagttcctatatatatatagcacaaaaaATGCTCAATTACACGACAGACGTTGAGGTTTCATTGAAAGTATCAACTATCAGGATTACCCAAATGTGGCGAACTGGGCGAGGAAGAAGGGGTAATCCTTCATTGGCACGAGCGCCAGCTTGTAGAGCACCCGGTTCATCACAGCAAAGACCACAGTGGCGGCCGCTGCCGCCGCGATCCCCGTACTACCAGCACCGCCACCACCGTCTCCGGACATCGCAGAAACCCTAACCGCACCAGCCGCTCGCGCTCTCTTCGAGCCCAACGTCCCGACGAACCGCCTCCCGCCATCGCCACGGGCCACGGCGAGCCCCAGGTGAAGCGGAGCCGGAGGCGGGACCTGTAGAACGGCACGGAGTAGCGTCGGGCATCGCCATGGCGCTCCGTTGCGGAGGAGGGACGGCAGCGGGCAGGGTAGGGAAAGCGGCGAGAGGAGGTGCGGGACGGGCATGTCGCAGTGGCGATGGCGTCGAAGATTTTGGGGGTTGGTTGCTTCGCTTCTTCGGATTGCGGCGCTGCACACGGGTCCTTTTACACCTCGGATGCACAGAATTTTTTTCCGGACAACTGTGCCAATTCACGTTTTGCTCGTTGAGCATCTGACTGGTGGGGACCAGGAAAGTTGAACCCAACTGACGGCGCGTGCCTCCGACTGACCTCCGCGCCCGCGCGCTCGCTCCCGGCCCGGGGCTGCTCGCGGCGGCGCTTTTACCTGAGGTGGAGGGAGGGCTGGAGGCGGTCAGCAAACTCGGGcgtcggcggtggcggcgacgcTCAGCCCTCTGCGCCGGCTCGAACTCGAAGGAGGGAGATCCAGCGTTTCAGAGTTCAGATTCTCCCAAACCcttgccgctgccgccgcagATGGAAGTCTGCGACGAGCTGCGGTCGTTTGAGGCCACCGGCGTCTACCGCCTCGATGGCACCAGCACCGGAGCCACTTTCCTCGACCCGGTCCGCCTCCTCAACGCGTCCTACGAGCGCTTCCGCATCGTCCCTTCTGCGTACTACTCCCGAAGCTTCGGCCCCCAGCATCAGGAAGGCGAGCCAGAGATTGAGCGGCCCGAGAAACGGAGGAAGCGCAAGCGTAATCAGAAGCCGAAATCCAGGGAGCTTAATCCCATGGAGCAGGTCGCTGAAGCCCGGCACCAGGTGATGTGTTACAATGCTTTACTGTGGCGAAGTAATGCTAAATTGACTAGATGGTAACATGATTTGGTTCATACTGATAGTCTAGCTGTAACTGAGTTCTTACTTGGATCATGGCTTCGCTTTGACAGCTTGCCAGCGGATTTAGAATTTTAGCTAGTGGCAATTGAAAACATAATGTTTGTTTAAGGTTGTGGAGAAGAACTATGGAATTTGTTTTGCAAACGTAGAGTAGTGTTTTGAAGATATTATGGTTAACTTCTGCTAGGAAGCGAGGCCTTTACTGTTGAAAGCACATGAATCACTCATTAAGGCTAAACATCTACTGGAGTACATTTCCAAGACAATCAAAGACAACAGGCACACACTTGATGCAGGAAGTGGTTCTGAGAATAATTTCGTTGAGCTTGGGACCTCATGGCGAGCACCTTTCTACGAGATCACTCTTTGCTTCCAGAAATCCCATGTTCTGGGCAATGAGGAAGGTAAAGTAATGAAACAGATGATTTTATTCCTTTTTACCATGTTTGGAGGTACATGATGCAATGCTGAAGCAGTCTTCATTCTTTCTAATATCTTAGGTTCCTTTCATGCACAAAAGACATCTTTTCCTCTATTTAATAGCATAATCAGTGTTGAAGGGATCGATGAGGCAGAAGGAGAATTCCAGAATAGGCGTTATATTTTACCAAGAGAAAGTTGCTTCTTGATGGTACATAAATACCCTCCTTCTTTGTTATGTATAGTTTCAGCTAACTGAGTGATCTGTCCTTAATTTCGAAATGATTTTTCATGCTTTGGGTGACCGTTGACAAAAAGACCGACTTCAAACGGGTTAGAGATCTCATTCCTTGTAAGTTATAATGTAGCACCAATGATGGCTAAATATGCTCACATATTTCTATGCTTGTGATAATTGTGTTGTCACATTTACTTGATTCCCTGATTCATTGGGTGTTACCCTTTTTTCTCTAGGTAGTCCAAATCAAGGATATAATCTTATAGTTGTTGACCCTCCTTGGGAGAATGGGTGTGTTCGTCAGAAAGAAGAGTAAGTCTACTGTTTTTTGGATGTGAATATGAAGTGAACAAGTATTTAAGAGTAATTCTGTACTTTTTTCTCTTTCAAGTAAATAAAAGCTAGAGTGCCTAGAGCACTTGGTGAGCCTATTGACCAAGCCTTGGTCCACATCACGGAGGCTGGTTTTGCACTCTGCTTACTGTACATGCTCTTGGTTTTAACTACATTTTAAATATACTCTTTAGCTGACTTTCAAGTCAGAATGTGATGCTTGCATGTTACGATAACTTTCCAATTTGTGCACCAGTTCTTGAAGCCCATTCTTTTTGCCACTGTGTAAATTTCTTGTATGGTGTCCAATGTAGTGCAGATATCATTATTACCCTTAGCTGATCATAGAGCGTCTAGGCTCTATCGTTTTATTCTATGAACTTATAGTAAGCATGAGTTGGCTGTGTTTACAAAACTAAACCATTTATGGTTAAAATGTGTTCATGTTCATAGGCATCCTTCATCTTCTCATTTGCAATTTTCAATGTTTATAGTGTGTTAGTTAGGAACCTTACAAGAGTAATAAATCATTCATTTAAATATTTATGCCACAGGTATCCTACACTTCCCAACAGATATTTGTTGTATCTTCCAGTGCAAGAACTTGCCCATCCAGCTGGAGCGCTGCTTGTTTTGTGGATTACGAATAGGGAGAAACTGCGGGTGTTTGTTGAGAAAGAACTGCTTCCTTCTTGGGGGGTCAAAAATCCCAGCGTGTTTTATTGGCTTAAGGTTTACATTTGATACTCATTTGGCACCTTCTGCAACAGTATTTTTCATTGATACATTTGCTAATTTTATAGTGACATTATTATTTTTCTGCATTTTGGTTCTAAACTCTTTGCCAATTATAGGTGAAACCTGATGGTTCTCTAATTGGTGATTTAGACTTGTTCCATCACAGGCCTTATGAGTGCCTCCTCCTTGGCTACATCAATGTTGTAAGCTTATCCGACCAGCTTATTTGTCCCGAATCTTGACTGTGACTTTAGTTCTGCAGTTATATTCCTTTCAATTTCATTGATTATGTTCTCCTGATTTGTTTATGTAGAACACAAATGGCGAGCAAGGGTCAAACTTCAAGTTGTTAGAAGGAAGCCAAGTAATCATGAGTGTCCCAGGTGCTCACTCAAGGAAACCTCCCCTTGAGAGTATCCTTCCCTGCAATACATAAGTGTCCCTTGTTGTGATTGCGATACATAAGTGTCCTTGTATTTATATCTTGGAACAGACGCTAATGCGATCTGGCCTTTTTCACTGGATATAACAGATGTTCAATCACCTGATCCTTAACCTGTAAAAGAATTACTTTCAGAATATATTCCAGGTCCTAAACCTTCAAGATGCATCGAGCTTTTTGCCAGAGAGTTGTTTCCCAGATGGACCTCTTGGGGGAATGAGCCGCTTCATTTTCAGGATACAATGTACTTCTCAGAGAAATAATTTGATTGCCAAGAGCATGATATGAACATATGGACTGTTGATGCAACTGCCACCTATGGCAAGTGGTTTTGCAACAGCATTGTACCCTGTGTTTCTCGGTAAGTAGTTATTTCCCCATCTATTATCTAGTCACTTGATGACTGCTGTATTATTGACTTGTAACATGACGACACGTCTTTCTGCAGGTGGTGAACAACCCCATATCCAGATGAGTGTGCCGTCTGCCAGTGCTGACCTACTGTGTGATCCCCTGCTTCCCAGCAGTGCTTGATTGGTATCaagtccttttttttttttttttttttttgccagaaGCTGGAGGTTTTGCGAATCCTATCTAGGCTGACCTGAGGGGCTGACATCCCATATTATATTTCTTAGTTACACTGTGCAGTTCCCTGCATTGCAATGTTCAGTGTGCTTCTGGAAAACTCAGAGCAAGTGCTAACAGGCAGTCAGAGAGATGAAAAATTTGTACACAACTAGATTAGTTGGACTCATTTGAGTCCTGGTTACTTTACAGCTACTACAATTCGGAACGTTCCTGTAAAGTAGAACATAGATTTCCATTTTCCTGAGCACTCAACTGGTTTCAAGACAATGGTTGCAGGTTTATTCTACATGCTGGTATCACAAGTTTTGTCGTATCCAGTGCCGATTCTGTTGCTGATATCACATTTCTTCCATTATATGTGTCCATTCGTCTTGCCGTGTTCCTTGCATTGTTACATTACATCTGGAAGGTGATTCTCCAAGGACTACTGCAGAGTACTTGTCGAATGTTCATGGGAAGATCTTTGCCGACGAGAGCTCTGCCGGCTGCCGCAAGCAAACTAACGGAAGCCCGGGCTGCAAATGGGACGACGCGCGCGACGGAGACTGACTACGTGTTGAGACTCAAGGCGGCGTATGGCAATGCTTGTGCGTAACGGTACGAGGCGTCGTGGCGACGCCACCCTTGGTGCCGAGGCCGTTGCACCCGCAGCCGACGGCGACGCCCAGCCCGACATGGCTGCCCTAGCCTCCTGTTTGCATCCGTTTCAAAACAACGTTAATAAGCCGCTCGTCCGGTCGTCCCTGCCGAACTGAACAAACACCGGGAAGCTCGAGAATCTTGACACTGCAACTGCAAATGCCGGGCGTCAGGTCAGAGTCCTCCTTGCCGGAGGTACGGCGCATCCGGATGGCCCTACCCACCGCTTCCTCCAAGGTAGCCAGTGCCAGGGCGAAGCTAGCGGAGGGAGCCAAGACGCCGGCCAATTCGAAGGCGAAGGGACGACGATTGGATGATCAAGAGAAGCGGTGCAAGAATGGAAGGCTCGTTCCGTCACTTGGGTGCAGGACCTCGCCTCCTCTGATGCCAGTTGGCCCGGACGCGGAGAAGAAGAAGTGTTCCTGGATAACTGCAAACTCGGGTGAGTTAATCACAGTTTTCTGGTTGTTTCTCTTAAAAGAAGTGAAATATAACTGCATTTTCTTCATGGTTTCTCTAGTACATTGCAAATGATCAGTACGCGTACGTTACAGTTGAGACTTCTCCTTTGTCGTTTACTATTAGACGTTAGTGAATTAGTGCTTAATATACTGAACTTTTTTTCGAAAGGATGGCAAGAACTTTACCGCAATTTTATTAAACGAGGTGTAGCTCTAGAACTGTTATCCATGAGCAGTCTGAAACTGGTGAACATGCATCTCTACACTTTAGTACAGATAGTTTTTTTTTATGAGCAAAGTTTAGTACAGATAGTCATTCTGCAAAAATAAAcacctgatttttttttttggttttttagaaTACCACAAGGATTGAAATGCATTTTGTAGAAAAAGTCGTTATGTGTTGTTGATTTTTCAGTTTTGTGAAAGTATAGGCTCGCCATTATCAACTAATATCATGCTTTTTTGTGTTATATGGTATGGTACCTCCATTTCTTCAGAACCCCTCTATGTCACATTCCATGATGAAGAATGGGGAGTTCCCGTTCACGATGACAGAATGCTATTCGAGCTGCTCACACTTTCACTAGCCTTAGGTGAACTCACCTGGCCTTCTATTTTGAGCAAGAGGGAGGAATTCAGGTATGCTGCCCAAAACTAAAACTCTGTTCATAGCAGAGCTGTTAGGATGTCCAGTGATGGATTCAGCTTTTGTACCAGGGAGATTTTCGATGGCTTCAACTTTGCATTGGTATCTGAATTTACGGAGAAGAAGATAAACTTATTGAGATCCAATGGAATCGTGCTGCTGTCAGAGCAAAAGATTCGGGCAGTTGTAACAAATGCTAAGCAAATGCAGAAGGTACAAGAATCTGTATTCTTACAGTTATTTGCATTTGCATCGAATCTTTTTGTTGAGTTTATCATTTTCAGTTTTTCCTATTTGCCATTTTCTTCGGCATTTAACAACAAAGGGGGAAAACGGtatcagaaatttggcaacatTAGAAATTTTGACCATTTTGTCCAAtgcatataaaaaaaatactagtgAGATCCCACTCAGCTTAGTTTTTTTGCTTTGCAACTCGATCGGAAGACTAGCACAGCACTAAAACAGCCATTTTCCTGTCCATAATAAGCAAAGAGAAATCCCAAGAGGCAGAGACCTCGTTTCGTACATGGGCCACATCTTGTATCCTTTGATAATCTGAACAATGTGATACATGGGCTTCTTCTATACGTGATCTGCAGTTCACCATGATTTGATCAACCATCCTATGTGCAGTACCATATGTTTCATAATTTCAGTATTCCATGTCTTAAACTTTCGAAATGCTTACCTGTAGGTGGTTAAGGATTTTGGATCGTTCAGCAACTACTGCTGGAGCTTTGTGAACCACAGGCCCATCACAAACGGCTTCCGCTATTCTCGCCAAGTACCTACAAAGACACCAAAAGCTGAAGCCATAAGCAGGGACTTGATGCGCCGAGGGTTCCAGTGTGTTGGACCTACAACGATCTACTCTTTCATGCAGGTTGCCGGGATCGTTAACGACCATCTGTCATGTTGCTTCAGATTTCAGGCTTGCAGCCAGCACAAGGGCAGTGAAAACAATGTGAGAGCAGAGCCAGCATTGCCTGATACAAGGCTGGGCTCGCTATCTTCGGAGGATTCAGATACCAGGGAGGTGTAGCAAGTCACTGAAGTCAACCTGAGTCATCTTTTTCTTTGTGATTGTCAGGACAGTTTGAAAGTGCATTGGGATGCTACTGAACAAGTGGTGTATACTGTATATAAGATTGTGCAGCTTTCTGGTGTGGGTGCTTTATTTCTCACATGTATCATATTGGTATTGCAGAATGCACTTTGATTGGGCTAGATGTAAAGCAACTTCCGCTGTGTTGTTTTCTGAATGTACGGTATCTGGCGTGTATGTACAGACAATGCATGCAGCTTACAATGTTCTAGCAGTTTGCCAATTCATGGCTGTTCTTTTATTCCCCAACGAAAGAACCTTGCATCTGATTACCTAACATAAGTTTCTTTATTCCAAGAACAATTAGCGGGCGTCAATTAAAACGGTGAGTGGATATGATTGAGTATACGGAGAATATCAAGTTGCTAATCTTGCTTTCTTTTCCTGCTAATCCAAGATTAGCTGGCACTTTTGCACATGATCTTACTTTTAGAAGAAATAAACATTGTTGATCTTTCCATAAATAAACCTATTAGTAATGCAAGTACTTACTGTTTTTTCACTTAGCATTATTTACAAACTTTTTAACACACTCAAGTTGAAAAAGATATGTATATGTATGCTATTAGCTGCATATATGCATGATCATATATATCGTAGTACTAGTCGGATTATCACGCGTACAAAAACACAGAGTGTTGTGTTGACATGGTTATGAGGCGTCAGCCCTTATGTCACATACTTGCCTTGTATAGCAAATCACACGATAGAGATTT contains:
- the LOC8054245 gene encoding methyltransferase-like protein 2, with protein sequence MEVCDELRSFEATGVYRLDGTSTGATFLDPVRLLNASYERFRIVPSAYYSRSFGPQHQEGEPEIERPEKRRKRKRNQKPKSRELNPMEQVAEARHQEARPLLLKAHESLIKAKHLLEYISKTIKDNRHTLDAGSGSENNFVELGTSWRAPFYEITLCFQKSHVLGNEEGSFHAQKTSFPLFNSIISVEGIDEAEGEFQNRRYILPRESCFLMTDFKRVRDLIPCSPNQGYNLIVVDPPWENGCVRQKEEYPTLPNRYLLYLPVQELAHPAGALLVLWITNREKLRVFVEKELLPSWGVKNPSVFYWLKVKPDGSLIGDLDLFHHRPYECLLLGYINVNTNGEQGSNFKLLEGSQVIMSVPGAHSRKPPLEKLLSEYIPGPKPSRCIELFARELFPRWTSWGNEPLHFQDTMYFSEKCGEQPHIQMSVPSASADLLRSSGRPCRTEQTPGSSRILTLQLQMPGVRSESSLPEVRRIRMALPTASSKVASARAKLAEGAKTPANSKAKGRRLDDQEKRCKNGRLVPSLGCRTSPPLMPVGPDAEKKKCSWITANSEPLYVTFHDEEWGVPVHDDRMLFELLTLSLALGELTWPSILSKREEFREIFDGFNFALVSEFTEKKINLLRSNGIVLLSEQKIRAVVTNAKQMQKVVKDFGSFSNYCWSFVNHRPITNGFRYSRQVPTKTPKAEAISRDLMRRGFQCVGPTTIYSFMQVAGIVNDHLSCCFRFQACSQHKGSENNVRAEPALPDTRLGSLSSEDSDTREV